Proteins encoded by one window of Cloeon dipterum chromosome 4, ieCloDipt1.1, whole genome shotgun sequence:
- the Iyd gene encoding iodotyrosine deiodinase 1, with product MPDPVASIQSQAGAMLEHMPFLAAYWPYVVTFLAALFVPGLWRKNDSKGEKNDAPKQYQTPDQAAEIKEEEDWMDYQNTLTSALPEDLQHIPFAYKRPTENEMLKRSQEYYEMVNGRRTIRFFSPDPVPIDVIKNIIKAAATSPSGAHTEPWTYVVVQDPDVKAKVRQIIEDEEEINYKKRMGQQWTTDLKPLRTNWIKEYLTDAPYLILVFKQMFSLKEDNTKKIHYYNEISVAISYGIFLTAVQNAGLVGLTSTPLNCGPALRNLLERPPSEKLMLLCPVGFPAKDATIPDLERKRLEDVMVLF from the exons ATGCCTGACCCAGTTGCGAGTATTCAGTCTCAAGCCGGCGCTATGTTGGAGCACATGCCTTTTCTGGCCGCTTACTGGCCTTACGTTGTCACATTTTTAGCGGCCCTTTTTGTGCCCGGTTTGTGGCGCAAGAACGACAGTAAGGGTGAGAAAAATGATGCCCCTAAGCAGTACCAGACACCTGACCAAG CTGCTGAAATCAAGGAGGAAGAAGATTGGATGGACTATCAAAACACACTGACCAGCGCCCTTCCTGAAGATTTGCAGCACATCCCATTCGCATACAAAAGACCGACCGAGAACGAAATGCTCAAACGCTCCCAGGAGTACTACGAAATGGTAAACGGCAGGCGCACGATACGATTCTTCAGTCCTGATCCAGTTCCTATtgatgttattaaaaatatcatcaaagCCGCAG CCACTTCACCCAGCGGTGCTCACACGGAGCCGTGGACCTACGTTGTTGTGCAAGACCCAGATGTCAAGGCCAAGGTGCGCCAAATCATTGAGGATGAGGAAGAAATCAACTACAAGAAACGCATGGGCCAGCAGTGGACGACCGATCTGAAGCCGCTGAGGACCAACTGGATCAAAGAGTACTTGACTGACGCGCCGTACCTAATCCTCGTCTTCAAGCAGATGTTCAGCCTCAAAGAGGACAACACCAAGAAAATTCACTACTACAACGAGATCAGCGTGGCCATATCCTACGGAATTTTCCTAACAGCGGTTCAG aatGCTGGACTTGTCGGTCTGACTAGCACCCCGCTTAACTGCGGCCCTGCCCTTCGCAACCTGCTGGAACGTCCTCCATCGGAAAAACTGATGCTGCTCTGTCCAGTCGGGTTCCCCGCCAAAGACGCCACTATTCCCGACCTGGAAAGGAAGCGCCTCGAAGACGTTAtggttcttttttaa